The Sulfurimonas sp. genome includes the window TGTGATTCTTCCTTCTATTGCTTTTCTCTTATCTACAGCTGCAATACCAAGAGTTAGATGATTATTCATTTTAAAAGGATACTTAAACTTTTTTCTATCTTTTACTAAATACAAAGAAAGAAAAGGGTCGTGCTTTATAATTTTTGCATTTGGTTGATGCAAGGAAAAAATTAATTTTTGATTTTTCAATATAGGGACTTGAAGTGAATACTTTTTTACAGCATTGGAATGAGATATTTTTAATTTACAAGAGTCATATCCACCCTTGCACGCATATAAGTTAAAAAAAAGAAAGTTTAGAGCTAGAAACAGCCTAAACATTTATTTTCCTGCAAATGGGTTCATTCCACCCATACCGCCAAGCATTCCCATTGCGGAACTTTTTTGATTTTGTTGAACCATTTTGCTGGCATCATTCAAAGCTCCAATAAGAAGTATTTGAAGCGAGTCTTTATCATCAAGTAAGGAATCATCAATATTCAAATCAATAACCTCACCTTTTCCATTCATACTTATTTCAAGCATTCCACCACCACTCTTAACACTAAAAGTTTTGGACTCAAGTTCTGTTTGAAATTTAGTAGCATTTTCTTGCATACCTTCAAATATCTTACTCATATCGCCCATATTTGAAAACATTAGATGCTATCCGCTATATAGTCAATATTATTATTATCATCTAAGATAACAACTTTTGGTTTATAAGTTTGGAGTTCTTTTTCATCATATGTCGCATAAGCAACTATAATTATTTTATCACCAGGATGAACTTTTCTTGCTGCTGCACCATTAAGACAAATGTCTCTCTTACCGCGCTTACCTAAAATAATATAAGTCGAAAATCTTTCGCCATTATTAACATTTAAAATTTCAACTTTTTGTCCAACTCTCATCTTAGAAGCTTCTAAAAGCTCCTCATCTATCGTAATAGATCCAACATAATTCAGGTTAGCATCTGTAACTGTTGCACGATGAATTTTACTATATAGCATATCAATTAACATTTAACTTTCCTACATTCCCATCTGTTTTTTCATATCTGCAGGAGTTATCGCTTCATCCCACAACTCTTTATCGATAACATACTCATCTACGATATTTCCACCCATAATATGCTCTTGGATTATTCTATCTATTTTTTCTTTTGTAAGAGCTGTATACATTACATGACCAGGCTCAACTAACATAACTGGACCAGAAGAGCATCTATTTAAGCATGAAGTACGAATAGGTTGTACAGTACCCATGATTCCTTCTTTCATAAGCTTACCTGCTAAATATTGAAATAAGTCTTGTGTTTGTGGCGTTACACAAGAAGGTTTTGGCATGCCGGGAGGAGCTGATTGCTCACATTTAAATATATAAAATGCTGGTTGAGGAATTCCCATATAATTTATCCTTATTATTTTGATGCAATTATAGCAAAAATTTTACGAGATAATCTCATGGATAAAAACAAGTTTCTAATTTTAAGTTACAGTGCAACTTTTTAGCTATAATTCACTTTATAAATTAAAGGCAAAACTTGAAAAAAATTATACTTTTAGCACTAATATTAACATCTTTATACTCAAATCAAACTGCAGATAAATCAAAGGTTTATGTTGGTCTAAGTGGTGGGTATATGAATGAAGCATTTAGCGATGATGCAAAAACAACTGGCTCAGCAAAAATGGCAAAATTCAAAATCGGTTACGGAATAAGAACAGCTTATGCTATTGAATTTTCTATTGATTATCTAAAAAACA containing:
- a CDS encoding YbaB/EbfC family nucleoid-associated protein, with protein sequence MFSNMGDMSKIFEGMQENATKFQTELESKTFSVKSGGGMLEISMNGKGEVIDLNIDDSLLDDKDSLQILLIGALNDASKMVQQNQKSSAMGMLGGMGGMNPFAGK
- the panD gene encoding aspartate 1-decarboxylase, whose product is MLIDMLYSKIHRATVTDANLNYVGSITIDEELLEASKMRVGQKVEILNVNNGERFSTYIILGKRGKRDICLNGAAARKVHPGDKIIIVAYATYDEKELQTYKPKVVILDDNNNIDYIADSI
- a CDS encoding (2Fe-2S) ferredoxin domain-containing protein; the protein is MGIPQPAFYIFKCEQSAPPGMPKPSCVTPQTQDLFQYLAGKLMKEGIMGTVQPIRTSCLNRCSSGPVMLVEPGHVMYTALTKEKIDRIIQEHIMGGNIVDEYVIDKELWDEAITPADMKKQMGM